In Perca fluviatilis chromosome 3, GENO_Pfluv_1.0, whole genome shotgun sequence, the following proteins share a genomic window:
- the nmbb gene encoding neuromedin Bb, which yields MKGFTLNNVCQCGLFAYLVLFSFMSFTAAVSFDLTELRNKVAKIKVNPRGNLWATGHFMGKKSVMDTPLLPSAEGHGADALEDTAGQSALVELFQEFLKVALQAQVDTLESRTKTQEGDMLMKILESYIQRRK from the exons ATGAAAGGGTTTACGCTGAATAATGTTTGCCAGTGTGGCTTATTTGCTTATCTTGTCTTATTTTCTTTCATGTCTTTTACCGCCGCAGTCAGTTTCGACCTGACTGAGCTTAGGAATAAAGTTGCAAAAATTAAAGTGAATCCAAGAGGCAATCTTTGGGCTACAG GACATTTCATGGGGAAGAAGAGTGTGATGGATACCCCTCTGCTGCCTTCAGCTGAGGGGCATGGCGCTGATGCACTGGAAGACACTGCGGGGCAGAGCGCTCTCGTGGAGCTTTTCCAAGAGTTCCTGAAGGTGGCGTTACAAGCGCAGGTGGATACACTGGAGAGCCGCACGAAAACTCAG GAGGGGGACATGTTGATGAAGATTTTAGAAAGCTACATCCAACGCAGAAAGTGA